The window ATAATAAAATATAAGGATAACGCCTTTCTAAGACTATCTTGGTCTAGTATTTTCAACATGATATCCCTGCTTTTTGTTTAAATGCCCAATGGTTAGTTGGACCATGACCGGTACCAAGCTCTAAATTCTCTTCAATCGCTGCCGTAATAAAGCTTTTGGCAAGCGAAACGGCATCATATACAGATAACCCCTTGGCAAGACAAGCCGTAATCGCTGCGGAGAAGGTACAGCCTGTTCCATGCGTATTTTTCGTCTGAATTCGTTGACTTGTAAATGTATATGAATGATGACCATCAAATAATAAATCAACCGCTTCATTCACATCGCTATCATGTCCACCCTTAATTATGACATGCTTCACTCCAAAATCGATTAATTTTTTTGCTGCCGCTAGCTTATCTGCCTCTGTTTGGATAATAATACCAGTCAATTCCTCTGCTTCTGGAATATTCGGTGTAACGATATATGCCTGAGGAAGTAAGTATTCTTTCACCGCCGTAATAGCCTCCTGCTGAAGCAAAGTTGCTCCGCCTTTTGCAATCATGACAGGGTCTACAACCACTTTCTCCCAGCCATATTGCTGAATCTTTTCTGCAACTGTTTGAATGATTTCGCTTGAAAACAGCATCCCCGTCTTCAATGCGTCAACACCAAGATCCACAGCTACTGAGTCAATTTGTGAGGCAATCATTTCCTTCGATATTGCTTGAACTCCCTGTACACCTAATGTATTCTGAGCTGTAACCGCTGTAATAGCGGTCATC of the Bacillus tuaregi genome contains:
- the thiD gene encoding bifunctional hydroxymethylpyrimidine kinase/phosphomethylpyrimidine kinase — encoded protein: MYKALTIAGSDSGGGAGVQADLKTFQELNVFGMTAITAVTAQNTLGVQGVQAISKEMIASQIDSVAVDLGVDALKTGMLFSSEIIQTVAEKIQQYGWEKVVVDPVMIAKGGATLLQQEAITAVKEYLLPQAYIVTPNIPEAEELTGIIIQTEADKLAAAKKLIDFGVKHVIIKGGHDSDVNEAVDLLFDGHHSYTFTSQRIQTKNTHGTGCTFSAAITACLAKGLSVYDAVSLAKSFITAAIEENLELGTGHGPTNHWAFKQKAGISC